One genomic region from Ornithinimicrobium flavum encodes:
- the hemB gene encoding porphobilinogen synthase, producing MRRLVAQTRLDPAELVLPVFVRDGIGEPTPIASMPGVVQHTEQSLLVAAREAVDAGVGGIMVFGVPREGDKDATGSCGLRADGILNRALRALRDDLGDGTVLMSDLCLDEFTDHGHCGVLADDGSVDNDATLAVYAEMAVAQAAAGAHVVGPSGMMDGQVRVVREALDDAGHQDVSVLAYTAKYASAAYGPFREAVGSSLQGDRRTYQQDPANRTESLRELRLDLAEGADLVMVKPALPYLDVLSDVAEVADMPVAAYQVSGEYAMIEAAAAQGWVDRDRMVLETLTSIRRAGAQLVLTYYAVHAARLLHSGAR from the coding sequence CGGCCGAGCTGGTGCTGCCCGTCTTCGTCCGGGACGGGATCGGGGAGCCGACGCCCATCGCCTCGATGCCCGGGGTGGTGCAGCACACCGAGCAGAGCCTGCTCGTCGCGGCCCGGGAGGCGGTCGACGCCGGTGTCGGCGGGATCATGGTCTTCGGGGTGCCGCGGGAGGGTGACAAGGACGCCACCGGCAGCTGTGGGCTGCGGGCCGACGGCATCCTCAACCGCGCCCTGCGCGCCCTGCGCGACGACCTCGGTGACGGCACGGTGCTCATGAGCGACCTGTGCCTGGACGAGTTCACCGACCACGGCCACTGCGGCGTGCTCGCCGACGACGGCAGCGTCGACAACGACGCCACCCTCGCGGTCTACGCCGAGATGGCGGTCGCGCAGGCCGCGGCGGGCGCCCACGTCGTCGGCCCGAGCGGGATGATGGACGGTCAGGTCCGGGTCGTGCGCGAGGCGCTCGACGACGCCGGGCACCAGGACGTCTCGGTGCTGGCCTACACCGCCAAGTACGCCTCCGCGGCCTACGGGCCGTTCCGGGAGGCGGTGGGGTCCAGCCTGCAGGGGGACCGCCGCACCTACCAGCAGGACCCCGCCAACCGCACCGAGAGCCTGCGCGAGCTGCGCCTCGACCTGGCCGAGGGCGCGGACCTGGTGATGGTCAAGCCGGCCCTGCCCTACCTCGACGTGCTCTCCGACGTGGCCGAGGTCGCCGACATGCCGGTCGCGGCGTACCAGGTCAGCGGCGAGTACGCCATGATCGAGGCCGCCGCCGCCCAGGGGTGGGTGGACCGCGACCGGATGGTCCTGGAGACCCTCACCTCGATCCGCCGGGCCGGTGCCCAGCTGGTCCTCACCTACTACGCAGTGCACGCCGCCCGCCTGCTCCACAGCGGAGCGCGCTGA
- the hemL gene encoding glutamate-1-semialdehyde 2,1-aminomutase, with translation MTPDPGQTSQTSPPYPAGAPASEQLIERARRVIPGGVNSPVRAFRSVGGTPRFMERAQGPWMWDADGRRYVDLVCSWGPMILGHASPRVLAAVTDAAAQGFSFGTPTAREVALAEEIVRRVEPVEQVRLVSSGTEATMSALRLARGFTGRSVVVKFAGCYHGHVDALLAQAGSGVATFALPDSSGVPRSSAAETIVLPYNDVPALEAAFAERGAEIAAVITEAAAGNMGVVPPEPGFSDALRRVTAQHGALLISDEVMTGFRCSEAGWFGLEGRPEGGAPDLFTFGKVMGGGFPTAAFGGRADVMAMLAPEGPVYQAGTLSGNPVASAAGLATLQACTPEVYARLDEVSEALAGAVTDAFTRHGIPHRIQWAGSMFSVFFREHAVRDYADAQDQDRERFARFFHAMLRRGVHLPPSCFESWFVSAAHDDEAVEVAVRAIEESAAEVA, from the coding sequence ATGACCCCCGACCCCGGCCAGACCAGCCAGACCAGCCCGCCGTACCCGGCGGGCGCACCGGCCTCCGAGCAGCTGATCGAGCGGGCACGCCGGGTCATCCCCGGTGGGGTGAACTCCCCGGTCCGCGCCTTCCGGTCCGTCGGCGGCACCCCCCGCTTCATGGAGCGCGCGCAGGGGCCCTGGATGTGGGACGCGGACGGGCGGCGCTACGTCGACCTGGTGTGCTCGTGGGGCCCGATGATCCTCGGCCACGCCTCCCCGCGGGTCCTGGCCGCGGTCACCGACGCGGCGGCCCAGGGGTTCTCCTTCGGCACGCCGACCGCCCGCGAGGTGGCCCTGGCCGAGGAGATCGTGCGCCGGGTGGAGCCGGTCGAGCAGGTGCGGCTGGTCAGCTCGGGCACCGAGGCCACGATGAGCGCGCTGCGCCTGGCCCGCGGCTTCACCGGCCGGTCGGTCGTCGTCAAGTTCGCGGGGTGCTACCACGGGCACGTGGACGCCCTGCTCGCGCAGGCCGGCTCGGGGGTGGCGACCTTCGCCCTGCCGGACAGCTCGGGGGTGCCCCGCAGCTCGGCGGCCGAGACGATCGTGCTCCCCTACAACGACGTCCCGGCCCTGGAGGCCGCTTTCGCCGAGCGGGGCGCCGAGATCGCGGCCGTCATCACCGAGGCGGCGGCGGGCAACATGGGGGTGGTCCCCCCGGAGCCCGGGTTCAGCGACGCGCTGCGCAGGGTGACCGCGCAGCACGGCGCGCTGCTCATCAGCGACGAGGTGATGACCGGTTTCCGCTGCTCCGAGGCCGGCTGGTTCGGGCTGGAGGGGCGGCCCGAGGGCGGGGCGCCCGACCTGTTCACCTTCGGCAAGGTGATGGGCGGCGGCTTCCCGACCGCCGCCTTCGGCGGACGCGCCGACGTGATGGCGATGCTCGCACCGGAGGGGCCGGTCTACCAGGCGGGCACGCTGTCCGGCAACCCGGTGGCCTCCGCCGCCGGGCTCGCCACGCTGCAGGCGTGCACGCCCGAGGTCTACGCCCGGCTGGACGAGGTCAGCGAGGCCCTGGCCGGCGCCGTGACCGACGCCTTCACGCGGCACGGCATACCCCACCGCATCCAGTGGGCGGGGTCGATGTTCTCGGTCTTCTTCCGCGAGCACGCGGTCCGGGACTACGCCGACGCCCAGGACCAGGACCGCGAGCGCTTCGCCCGGTTCTTCCACGCGATGCTGCGGCGCGGCGTGCACCTTCCCCCGAGCTGCTTCGAGTCGTGGTTCGTCTCCGCCGCGCACGACGACGAGGCGGTCGAGGTGGCCGTGCGGGCGATCGAGGAGAGCGCGGCCGAGGTGGCCTGA
- a CDS encoding histidine phosphatase family protein: MSPAVPVEDPVPPDRSRGPRALRDGSPVTIIHVVRHGEVHNPEAILYGRLPGYHLSDLGREMARAAADHLADRDITYVVSSPLERAQETAEPIARAHGLDVATDEKLTESTNHFEGIRVDRRALLRWSTLPVVLNPLRPSWGEAYTHVAARMRLALDEAREHAEGHEGVMVSHQLPIWMMRRSVQGRRLAHHPRRRECSLASVTSVRFHGTYPVRVLYAEPAAHLLPGALDVTGTSTEVIGR, translated from the coding sequence ATGTCCCCTGCCGTGCCCGTCGAGGACCCCGTGCCCCCGGATCGGTCCCGCGGCCCGCGCGCGCTGCGCGACGGCAGCCCGGTCACGATCATCCACGTCGTCCGCCACGGTGAGGTCCACAACCCCGAGGCGATCCTCTACGGCCGGCTGCCCGGCTACCACCTGTCGGACCTGGGCCGGGAGATGGCCCGGGCCGCCGCGGACCACCTCGCCGACCGTGACATCACCTACGTGGTCTCCTCCCCGCTGGAGCGGGCGCAGGAGACCGCGGAGCCGATCGCCCGGGCCCACGGCCTGGACGTCGCCACCGACGAGAAGCTGACGGAGAGCACCAACCACTTCGAGGGGATCCGGGTCGACCGGCGCGCGCTGCTGCGGTGGTCCACCCTCCCGGTGGTCCTCAACCCGCTGCGCCCGTCCTGGGGCGAGGCCTACACCCACGTCGCGGCCCGGATGCGGCTCGCGCTGGACGAGGCGCGCGAGCACGCGGAGGGGCACGAGGGGGTCATGGTGAGCCACCAGCTGCCCATCTGGATGATGCGGCGCTCGGTGCAGGGCCGACGACTGGCCCACCACCCGCGTCGCCGTGAGTGCTCCCTGGCCTCCGTGACCAGCGTCCGCTTCCACGGCACCTACCCCGTGCGCGTCCTGTATGCCGAGCCGGCCGCCCACCTGCTGCCGGGCGCCCTCGACGTCACCGGCACCTCCACCGAGGTGATCGGCCGGTGA
- a CDS encoding TlpA family protein disulfide reductase: MSTTTRSVGRRAPALAAVLALTLAGCGEDGTSINEQMRQGDQKGYVAGSGLVEQLPPDGRSTTIELSGTTLEDEPWTSLDHRGRVVVVNVWGSWCGPCDAEAPDLVAVSDAYEQAGEPVQFVGVNHRDSVPNALAFEEKHGVPYPSLVDDGGRTLAQLQGLATARPTTLVLDGQGRVAARVNGQVDATTLRGLVDDVLADEPGQAAGAQG; this comes from the coding sequence GTGAGCACGACCACCCGCTCGGTCGGGCGCCGCGCGCCCGCCCTGGCCGCCGTGCTGGCCCTGACCCTGGCCGGGTGCGGCGAGGACGGCACGAGCATCAACGAGCAGATGCGCCAGGGCGACCAGAAGGGCTACGTCGCCGGCAGCGGCCTGGTGGAGCAGCTGCCCCCCGACGGGCGCAGCACCACGATCGAGCTCTCCGGGACGACGCTCGAGGACGAGCCGTGGACCTCGCTGGACCACCGCGGCCGCGTCGTGGTCGTCAACGTCTGGGGGTCGTGGTGCGGGCCGTGCGACGCCGAGGCCCCCGACCTGGTGGCGGTGTCCGACGCCTACGAGCAGGCGGGGGAGCCCGTGCAGTTCGTCGGGGTCAACCACCGTGACAGCGTGCCGAACGCCCTGGCCTTCGAGGAGAAACACGGCGTCCCCTACCCCTCGCTGGTCGACGACGGAGGCCGCACCCTGGCCCAGCTGCAGGGCCTGGCCACGGCGCGCCCGACGACCCTGGTCCTCGACGGTCAGGGCCGGGTCGCCGCCCGCGTCAACGGCCAGGTGGACGCCACCACCCTGCGTGGCCTCGTCGACGACGTGCTGGCGGACGAGCCCGGTCAGGCCGCGGGGGCCCAGGGGTGA
- a CDS encoding cytochrome c biogenesis protein CcdA, whose amino-acid sequence MNELVLSGPLLLAAAVAALAGLVSFASPCVLPLVPGFLGYLGGMTPARPGPARPPPGSGAGCCWGRACSSWASASSSSP is encoded by the coding sequence GTGAACGAGCTCGTCCTGTCCGGCCCGTTGCTGCTGGCCGCCGCCGTCGCCGCGCTCGCCGGGCTGGTCTCCTTCGCCTCGCCGTGCGTCCTGCCGCTGGTGCCGGGCTTCCTGGGCTACCTGGGCGGGATGACGCCGGCGCGCCCCGGCCCGGCGCGCCCCCCGCCGGGGAGCGGGGCCGGCTGCTGCTGGGGGCGGGCCTGTTCGTCCTGGGCTTCAGCGTCGTCTTCCTCGCCATGA
- a CDS encoding cytochrome c biogenesis CcdA family protein encodes MSVVISGLGMALTRHQALLLQVSGVVVVALGLVMVVQPSAAWQVRWRPAAGLAGAPLLGVAFGLGFTACTGPALVAIQTLGTSILPGNDQVPRALVLGAAYSLGLGLPFLLMAAGLGWVHRVSRRVRAHHLLIQRVGGGLLVVLGLLMLTGVWTELTAWTQTRLVSSFETVL; translated from the coding sequence ATGAGCGTGGTCATCTCCGGCCTGGGTATGGCGCTCACCCGCCACCAGGCCCTGCTGCTGCAGGTCTCCGGGGTCGTCGTGGTCGCGCTCGGTCTGGTCATGGTCGTGCAGCCGTCCGCCGCCTGGCAGGTGCGGTGGCGCCCCGCCGCCGGCCTGGCCGGCGCGCCGCTGCTCGGGGTGGCCTTCGGGCTGGGCTTCACCGCGTGCACCGGGCCGGCCCTGGTGGCGATCCAGACCCTCGGCACCTCGATCCTCCCGGGGAACGACCAGGTCCCCCGGGCGCTGGTGCTCGGCGCCGCCTACTCCCTCGGGCTGGGCCTGCCCTTCCTGCTGATGGCGGCCGGGCTCGGCTGGGTGCACCGGGTCTCCCGGCGGGTCCGGGCGCACCACCTGCTGATCCAGCGGGTCGGTGGCGGCCTGCTCGTCGTGCTGGGCCTGCTCATGCTCACCGGGGTGTGGACCGAGCTGACGGCCTGGACGCAGACCCGGCTGGTCAGCAGCTTCGAGACGGTGCTCTAG
- the resB gene encoding cytochrome c biogenesis protein ResB → MATPTRPADEQRIEPAYPKDRSTLGGPRLGVLGWLRWAWRQLTSMRTALALLLLLAVAAIPGSIWPQRSVDPVRVRSFFERNPDLAPWLDRLHLFDVYSSPWFASIYLLLMVSLVGCIVPRMRQHLTSLRSQPPRAPGRLTRMPVHRRVEVDADPRQVVAAARAVLRDRRFRLRDEDAEDPLAVSGEKGHLKETGNLVFHLALLGVIVAVAAGSLWGWRGEIILKEGESWTSGAGTFDTLNLGPLVDEQDVPTFTLTLNSLDVEFESRAEGAQFGQPRRFEGVATVELPGQQAREQDFAVNAPLAVDGDSIFLLGNGYAPVVTVRDPDGGLLYSDAVTFLPQDNTYGSEGAVKVTGREPGLGLVGGFFPTIDVSPETGMTSTFPGLQDPALVLTAYEGELFPDGRAQSVFSVDTDAMTQLTLEDGSPVAFLLRPGETYELPDGSVVEFEGVIRWGGLLVRHDPGRMPALVISMLALAGLALMLGVRRRRIYVRVTPGAGGAGGRRHTGVSVAGLPKGTDPGLEALVEDLVRRITEATTTSASTDDRNDRSTDA, encoded by the coding sequence GTGGCCACCCCCACCCGGCCCGCGGACGAGCAGCGGATCGAGCCGGCCTACCCCAAGGACCGCAGCACCCTGGGTGGTCCGCGGCTCGGGGTCCTCGGCTGGCTGCGCTGGGCGTGGCGCCAGCTCACCAGCATGCGGACCGCGCTGGCCCTGCTCCTGCTCCTGGCCGTCGCGGCCATCCCCGGCTCCATCTGGCCCCAGCGCAGCGTCGACCCCGTCCGGGTGCGCAGCTTCTTCGAGCGCAACCCGGACCTGGCCCCGTGGCTGGACCGGCTGCACCTCTTCGACGTCTACTCCTCGCCCTGGTTCGCCTCGATCTACCTGCTCCTCATGGTCAGCCTCGTCGGCTGCATCGTGCCGCGCATGCGCCAGCACCTGACCTCCCTGCGCTCGCAGCCCCCCCGGGCCCCGGGTCGTCTCACCCGGATGCCGGTGCACCGCCGGGTCGAGGTCGACGCCGATCCGCGGCAGGTGGTCGCCGCGGCCAGGGCCGTCCTGCGGGACCGGCGCTTCCGCCTGCGGGACGAGGACGCCGAGGACCCGCTGGCCGTCTCGGGGGAGAAGGGCCACCTCAAGGAGACGGGCAACCTCGTCTTCCACCTGGCGCTGCTCGGCGTGATCGTCGCCGTCGCCGCGGGGAGCCTGTGGGGCTGGCGCGGCGAGATCATCCTCAAGGAGGGGGAGAGCTGGACCTCGGGGGCCGGCACCTTCGACACCCTCAACCTCGGACCCCTCGTCGACGAGCAGGACGTCCCCACCTTCACCCTCACCCTCAACTCCCTGGACGTGGAGTTCGAGAGCCGCGCCGAGGGGGCGCAGTTCGGCCAGCCGCGCCGGTTCGAGGGGGTGGCGACGGTGGAGCTCCCGGGCCAGCAGGCCCGCGAGCAGGACTTCGCGGTCAACGCCCCGCTCGCCGTCGACGGCGACTCCATCTTCCTCCTCGGCAACGGCTACGCCCCGGTCGTCACGGTGCGCGACCCCGACGGCGGGCTGCTCTACTCGGACGCGGTGACCTTCCTGCCCCAGGACAACACCTACGGCAGCGAGGGTGCGGTCAAGGTGACCGGGCGCGAGCCGGGCCTGGGCCTGGTCGGCGGCTTCTTCCCCACGATCGACGTGAGCCCGGAGACGGGGATGACCTCCACCTTCCCCGGCCTGCAGGATCCCGCCCTGGTGCTGACGGCCTACGAGGGCGAGCTCTTCCCCGACGGGCGGGCGCAGTCGGTCTTCTCGGTCGACACCGACGCGATGACCCAGCTCACCCTCGAGGACGGGAGCCCGGTGGCCTTCCTGCTGCGCCCCGGGGAGACCTACGAGCTGCCCGACGGCAGCGTCGTGGAGTTCGAGGGGGTCATCCGCTGGGGCGGGCTGCTCGTGCGGCACGACCCCGGCCGGATGCCGGCGCTGGTCATCTCGATGCTCGCCCTGGCCGGCCTGGCCCTGATGCTGGGGGTGCGGCGGCGCCGGATCTACGTCCGGGTCACGCCGGGGGCGGGCGGAGCCGGCGGGCGACGGCATACTGGGGTGAGCGTCGCCGGCCTCCCCAAGGGCACCGACCCCGGCCTCGAGGCTCTGGTCGAGGACCTGGTGCGACGGATCACGGAGGCGACGACGACGTCCGCGAGCACGGACGACAGGAACGACAGGAGCACGGACGCATGA
- the ccsB gene encoding c-type cytochrome biogenesis protein CcsB: protein MTDPTMAMTSDVAIWAAIAVLALALVAFSVHLAIAGASSERRVDARSREEALVPAGADPGPGAADLPDRSAAATSPAASALAPPPDGATGGAARRWGVAGLQLTWLATFLVVGGTLMRMISVTRAPLGNMYEFVLVTSSFALLVYSAWSLRRARLWLGVFVVLPVTLMLVAAKLWWYTEASQLMPALESFWLVIHVTIACLSIALFVIGAGLAAAFLVKDRAETRGRVRGRLAALPPAAALERLTYGIHVLAFPLWTFTLISGAIWAEQAWGRYWGWDPRQGAWTFVIWVVYAAYLHARATSSWSIRRATWVAIVGFICVIVNYTVVNLLMTGLHSYSGVAS, encoded by the coding sequence ATGACCGACCCGACCATGGCGATGACGAGCGACGTGGCCATCTGGGCCGCCATCGCGGTCCTCGCGCTCGCCCTCGTGGCCTTCTCGGTGCACCTGGCGATCGCCGGCGCGAGCAGCGAGCGGCGCGTGGACGCACGCTCCCGGGAGGAGGCGCTCGTCCCCGCCGGTGCCGACCCGGGGCCGGGCGCGGCCGATCTGCCCGACCGTTCGGCCGCCGCGACGTCCCCGGCCGCCTCCGCGCTGGCCCCGCCGCCCGACGGCGCGACCGGCGGTGCCGCCCGACGCTGGGGGGTCGCCGGTCTGCAGCTGACCTGGCTCGCGACCTTCCTGGTCGTCGGCGGGACGCTCATGCGAATGATCTCGGTCACCCGGGCGCCGCTGGGCAACATGTACGAGTTCGTACTCGTGACCTCCTCCTTCGCCCTCCTGGTCTACTCGGCGTGGAGCCTGCGCCGGGCCCGCCTGTGGCTCGGGGTCTTCGTGGTGCTCCCCGTCACCCTCATGCTGGTGGCCGCGAAGCTGTGGTGGTACACCGAGGCCTCCCAGCTCATGCCGGCCCTCGAGAGCTTCTGGCTGGTCATCCACGTGACGATCGCCTGCCTGTCGATCGCCCTGTTCGTCATCGGCGCGGGCCTGGCCGCGGCCTTCCTCGTCAAGGACCGGGCCGAGACCCGGGGCCGGGTGCGGGGCCGGCTGGCCGCGCTGCCCCCGGCGGCGGCGCTGGAGCGCCTCACCTACGGCATCCACGTCCTCGCCTTCCCGCTGTGGACCTTCACCCTCATCTCGGGCGCGATCTGGGCCGAGCAGGCCTGGGGGCGCTACTGGGGCTGGGACCCAAGACAAGGAGCTTGGACGTTCGTCATCTGGGTCGTGTATGCGGCGTACCTGCACGCCCGGGCGACCTCCAGCTGGTCGATCCGCCGGGCGACCTGGGTCGCGATCGTCGGCTTCATCTGCGTGATCGTCAACTACACGGTGGTGAACCTGCTCATGACCGGCCTGCACTCCTACTCGGGGGTGGCCAGCTGA
- a CDS encoding DUF4229 domain-containing protein, translated as MVLLRYTMMRILLFAGCTAAFVLLGLDVLWAAVAGALASMVIAYFLLRPDRDRIAAGLEHSVEERMARRRDQVDSERAAED; from the coding sequence ATGGTGCTCCTGCGCTACACGATGATGCGCATCCTGCTCTTCGCCGGCTGCACCGCGGCCTTCGTGCTGCTCGGCCTGGACGTGCTGTGGGCGGCCGTCGCCGGAGCCCTGGCCTCCATGGTCATCGCCTACTTCCTGCTGCGCCCCGACCGGGATCGGATCGCCGCCGGCCTGGAGCACTCCGTCGAGGAGCGGATGGCCCGCCGCCGCGACCAGGTCGACTCCGAGCGGGCCGCGGAGGACTGA
- a CDS encoding 1,4-dihydroxy-2-naphthoate polyprenyltransferase: protein MATLAQWIEGARPRTLPAAIAPVLVGTAAAHAAGDANLGLGVLALVVALALQVGVNYANDYSDGVRGTDEERVGPVRLVGQRLAAPADVKAAAFGSFFVASVAGLALVALAGTWLLALAGVVALWAAWHYTGGKNPYGYRGLGEVMVFVFFGLFAVLGTTWTQAHALTLGAVGGAIGCGALACAILVTNNLRDLEGDREVGKRTLAVRLGFARTRRLYAGLVGLALASVLLAAVAHPTALVGLLAAPLAVRPVRSVLGETYGRELLPALGQTGVLQLGYAVALTVGLVLA, encoded by the coding sequence ATGGCAACCCTCGCCCAGTGGATCGAGGGGGCGCGCCCCCGCACGCTCCCCGCCGCGATCGCCCCCGTCCTCGTCGGCACCGCCGCCGCGCACGCCGCCGGCGACGCCAACCTCGGGCTGGGGGTGCTGGCGCTCGTCGTGGCGCTCGCGCTCCAGGTCGGCGTCAACTACGCCAACGACTACTCCGACGGGGTCCGGGGCACGGACGAGGAGCGGGTCGGACCCGTGCGTCTGGTCGGCCAGCGGCTCGCCGCCCCCGCCGACGTCAAGGCCGCGGCCTTCGGCTCCTTCTTCGTCGCCTCCGTGGCCGGGCTGGCCCTGGTCGCGCTCGCGGGCACCTGGCTGCTGGCCCTGGCCGGGGTCGTCGCGCTGTGGGCGGCCTGGCACTACACCGGCGGGAAGAACCCCTACGGCTACCGCGGCCTGGGCGAGGTCATGGTCTTCGTCTTCTTCGGCCTCTTCGCCGTGCTCGGCACGACCTGGACCCAGGCGCACGCGCTGACCCTCGGCGCCGTCGGGGGCGCGATCGGGTGCGGCGCGCTGGCCTGCGCGATCCTGGTGACCAACAACCTGCGCGATCTCGAGGGCGACCGGGAGGTGGGCAAGCGGACGCTCGCGGTCCGGCTCGGCTTCGCCCGCACCCGCCGGCTCTACGCGGGGCTGGTCGGCCTCGCCCTGGCCTCCGTCCTCCTGGCGGCGGTCGCGCACCCCACCGCGCTGGTCGGGCTGCTCGCGGCACCGCTCGCGGTCCGCCCGGTCCGCTCGGTGCTCGGCGAGACCTACGGCCGCGAGCTGCTGCCGGCGCTCGGACAGACGGGCGTGCTCCAGCTGGGGTATGCCGTGGCCCTCACCGTCGGCCTCGTCCTGGCCTGA
- a CDS encoding PLD nuclease N-terminal domain-containing protein, translated as MIAAVALLAFTVFCIVDAIQTEEDQVRGLPKPLWVVLVLIFPVAGGLAWLIAGRPTSILETLRGGRRQGPPRGPLGPDDDPDFLKGL; from the coding sequence GTGATCGCAGCCGTCGCGCTGCTGGCGTTCACCGTCTTCTGCATCGTCGACGCGATCCAGACGGAGGAGGACCAGGTGCGCGGGCTGCCCAAGCCGCTGTGGGTCGTCCTCGTCCTCATCTTCCCCGTGGCCGGCGGACTGGCCTGGCTCATCGCCGGTCGACCCACCAGCATCCTGGAGACGCTCCGCGGGGGCCGCCGGCAGGGCCCGCCCCGCGGGCCGCTCGGCCCCGACGACGACCCGGACTTCCTGAAGGGCCTGTAG
- the menE gene encoding o-succinylbenzoate--CoA ligase, with translation MTDLVLPQGAPWDDVRDALADLVGRREDPPTHDGAVVVATSGSSGTPKRVRLPGTALRASGLATARVLGGHGGWVLALPTHHVAGLQVLARSALAGSTPVVLDPHRPFTGAAFADAVERLVTSSEAPLRLTSLVPTQLRRLLDDEAGHEALGRLDAVLLGGSAADPALLEDARATGCRVVHTYGMSETSGGCVYDGVPLPGVRVRVDPEDSRIHLGGPVLADGYLDNPDLTHARFVHDMEGRWFVTDDRGTLDADGRLRVLGRVDDVIITGGHKVEPRDVEAVLTALPGVVDALVVGVPDPEWGQVVGALVVRAGDPAGADWQARLREALRPSLPPHALPRRVVASHAIPLLPSGKPDRFRAVDLLRGGRMDTLPR, from the coding sequence GTGACCGACCTCGTGCTCCCCCAGGGGGCGCCGTGGGATGACGTCCGCGACGCCCTGGCCGACCTCGTCGGCCGGCGTGAGGACCCGCCCACCCACGACGGAGCGGTGGTCGTGGCCACCTCGGGCTCGTCCGGCACCCCCAAGCGCGTGCGCCTGCCGGGCACCGCCCTGCGGGCCAGCGGCCTGGCCACCGCCCGGGTGCTCGGCGGGCACGGAGGCTGGGTCCTGGCGCTGCCCACCCATCACGTGGCGGGCCTGCAGGTGCTGGCGCGCTCGGCGCTGGCGGGGTCCACCCCGGTCGTGCTGGACCCGCACCGTCCCTTCACCGGGGCCGCCTTCGCCGACGCGGTGGAGCGGCTGGTCACCTCCTCCGAGGCGCCGCTGCGGCTGACCTCCCTGGTGCCCACCCAGCTGCGCCGGCTGCTGGACGACGAGGCCGGTCACGAGGCGCTGGGACGGCTGGACGCGGTCCTGCTCGGCGGGTCCGCGGCCGACCCCGCCCTGCTCGAGGACGCCCGCGCCACCGGCTGCCGGGTGGTGCACACCTACGGCATGTCCGAGACGAGCGGCGGGTGCGTCTACGACGGGGTGCCGCTGCCGGGCGTCCGGGTCCGGGTGGACCCCGAGGACAGCCGGATCCACCTCGGCGGCCCGGTGCTGGCCGACGGCTACCTCGACAACCCCGACCTGACCCACGCCCGCTTCGTGCACGACATGGAGGGCCGCTGGTTCGTCACCGACGACCGCGGGACCCTCGACGCCGACGGCCGGCTGCGCGTCCTGGGCCGGGTCGACGACGTCATCATCACCGGAGGGCACAAGGTCGAGCCGCGGGACGTCGAGGCGGTGCTCACCGCCCTCCCGGGCGTGGTGGACGCCCTCGTGGTCGGGGTGCCCGACCCCGAGTGGGGCCAGGTCGTCGGAGCCCTGGTGGTGCGGGCCGGTGACCCTGCCGGTGCCGACTGGCAGGCGCGACTGCGGGAGGCCCTGCGCCCCAGCCTGCCGCCGCACGCCCTGCCCCGGCGGGTCGTGGCGAGCCACGCCATACCGCTGCTGCCCTCCGGCAAGCCGGACCGCTTCCGCGCGGTCGACCTGCTGCGGGGTGGCAGAATGGACACCCTGCCCCGCTGA